The Candidatus Bathyarchaeota archaeon genome contains the following window.
GACGCCCAACTCTTCAGCTTCGCTAAAAAGGAGGGAACAGTCTTTCGGCAAATGCCCCCCAACCAAACCCGGCCTTAGCAGATGGCAGTAAGGCTGAGTGTTCGCAGCCTCCTGCGCCTTCAGATAATCTATTCCCACCTTCTCGCAGAGCCTTGCCAGCTCATTTGCGAGGGCTATGTTGACATAACGGTAAACATTCTCGAAAAGTTTTACGGCTTCAGCCGTCCTTATGTCCTCAACCTCGACGACTCCGCCTCTCGCTATGGTTCCCAGAAAAGCTTTTGCCACCGCCAGACTCTCTTTGTCTATCCCAGCAACAATCTTAGGGTAAGAGAGGATATCTCTAATCGTCCTTCCAACCCTAGCCCTTATAGGGCTATAGGCAAGTCCGAAGTCGACTCCGGCTTTTAATCCTGATATAGACTCAAGAAAAGGTTTTATCACAGTGTCCGTTGTGGACGGGGGCAATGTGCTCTCAACGATAACCAACGCCCCCCTTTTAATGTTTAAGCCTATACTCCTGCAAGATTCTTCAAGACTTGAGTAATCAGGCCGCCCATTTTTATCAATTAATATATTAACAGCAATAACTATGAAGTCGCTCATTGGAATAGCATCCTTAGGATCAGCTGTGGCTTTGATCCGACCGACGCCGAGATTCTTCTTCAAAAGATTCTCAAGCCCAGGCTCTTCAAATGGGCATACCCCATTATTGATCTGTGACACTAGGTGCACATCTTTGTCTAAGCAGAAAACTCTGAATCCGGCGTCTGCGAATAAGCAGGCTGTTGGCAACCCCATCCTTCCACATCCAACCACTGTGACGACATACCTACCCCTCTCCTTCACATCATCAAGATCCATTAACCGCGAATTCACCAATACGCATCATCTCTTTTCAATGAATTGGAAGCTCTTACTTAACCAGAAGGATTTTGCAGAGCAATATATTTTAAGCGGTATCCAAATTTTAAGATTTGGTGTCTGCCGCAATTATTCCTTCTGACGGAAAACGTTAACAGCTTTAGCTATCACTTCGGCTGGGTCCTCAAAGTTCTTGACAATCTCCCTAGCCTTCATAGATTGCCTGATTTTTTCAGATTCAATC
Protein-coding sequences here:
- a CDS encoding nucleotide sugar dehydrogenase translates to MDLDDVKERGRYVVTVVGCGRMGLPTACLFADAGFRVFCLDKDVHLVSQINNGVCPFEEPGLENLLKKNLGVGRIKATADPKDAIPMSDFIVIAVNILIDKNGRPDYSSLEESCRSIGLNIKRGALVIVESTLPPSTTDTVIKPFLESISGLKAGVDFGLAYSPIRARVGRTIRDILSYPKIVAGIDKESLAVAKAFLGTIARGGVVEVEDIRTAEAVKLFENVYRYVNIALANELARLCEKVGIDYLKAQEAANTQPYCHLLRPGLVGGHLPKDCSLLFSEAEELGVRLPIASAAQRVNEGVVKHACLLVKDALAACGKSLRRSKIAVLGVSFRANVKEARGTLVPDLIDLLNRRGANVVVFDPHYSFSELRSMGYPAERTFSRVIHGADCLLIAVGHTRFKRLSLGKIGVSMRKPAAIVDLANILDLEMVKKEGFIYRGLGRGSVHA